ACAATATGATAAGACGTTTAACACCCATGCTTCAGTTACTTATTCTGATTATGTGATTTTGCCAAATGGACAATTCAAGGCAGAGACGTTTTTATACCCAGTTTTTAATGAAGAAAATAAAATTACCCACATTATTGGAATTACAAGAAATTTAAGTCATTTATCCATAAAAACGACTGAAGTTCGGCATGTAGATCGATTATTTCGATCGTACATTGATAACACAGAAGAGGCATTAGTCATGTTTGATATGGATCAGCATATTTTAAATGTTAATCATGCCTTTTATCAAATGTTTGGCTACAGTAAAGAAGAATTGATGGATGTTAAATTGGAAACGCTGCAGCCAGACCTGCAATCATCCATTCGATCTCACTTTGAATTACTTAATAAAGGTCAAAATATATCCCGGTTTTCTTCTAAGTGGAAACGGAAAGATGGGACCTCTGTATGGATTTCGACTAACTTCACAACCTTGCCTGATGAATCAGGTGAACAAGTGGCTGTTGTGGCGTTTATCCAAGATATTACGAAAGAGAAAATGGCAAAGCAAGCTTTGTCAGAATCACAAGAACGCTACCGATTAATTGCGAACAATACACAGGACTTGATTCAAATGCTAGACCGTGATGGGACGATCACGTATGCATCTCCATCACATGAAATTGTTCTAGGGATCGGCCCCTTCCGTATGATCGGGGGGAGTTTATATGAATACGTGTATTCAGAGGATCAAGAGGAAGTGAAAAGATTACTGCAATACTCTATTCAAAAGAGGCAAAGCGAACGGATCGAATATCGCATGATTCCATCCAAAGGGAATTCGATTTGGATGGAAGCGAGTGTGAAGCCGGTTCTAGATGAGGGAGGAGAGGTGTCGAAAATCATCTTTACTGCCCGGGATATTACAAAGAGAAAAGAAGCGGAGCAATCTTTAAAAGAAATGGCCTATACGGATTATTTAACAGGTCTAACCAACAGAAGAGTCTTTGAAGAATTTCTTCACAAAGCTATTGCTCGCGTGAAGCGTTCGGATCACTATAAATTTGGAATCATGTATTTAGATGGAAATGGATTTAAAAAGATCAATGATACGCATGGTCATGACATTGGAGACGAACTGTTAATCTCGCTTTCTAAAAGACTCCTTTCCATCATACGAGAAGAAGACCTCGTTTCTCGTATTGGTGGAGACGAATTTGCCATCTTACTTCCAGATATTGAATCCCACGAACAACTTGAAAAGATTGCAAACCGAGTAATAGATACTATGAAGAAGCCCTTAGAAGTGGGCGGGCAACAGATCCATTTTGGGTTTAGCATTGGAGTTGCGATGGCTCCAGACGATGCTGAGACTGAGGCTGAGATTCTAAAGAAAGCAGACGAAGCTTTATATGCCGCTAAGCAAAAGGGGAGTACATCCTATATGTTTTCATCTTGGTTTAAGCAACAGGGATCATGATTGGAGGGTTTCTATGGCTTTATTTAAAGAAACAACCATAGAGCACGACTGCGCTTCCTCAATTTTTTTAAATTTGACGTGTAGAAGAGTAGATCTTACTCATGATGTGTGCTTAAAGAGCGGTGAGTATCAAATGATAAAGAAAAGAAGCGAGAAAATGGATGCTCCTTCCTTGCATCTTGTATACCCCTATAAGGACTCAGAAGCAGTGTGCCTTTTTCCTCTTCCATCAAAGATTCCACCTGAAGGAGAAACTTATTTTCAATTTATCCACCTCAATAGTGAAGTAGAGCCGGTTGTGGTGAAAGCTCGGTATGGAGATGAATTAAACCCTAATCTTCACCTTAGGGATACACTAGATCCACTCCTCCTTTATGCACCGATGGATTTGCCTCTTGATCTCACTCATTCTGGTTCAGGAAATAGAGTGGCCTTTGAAGGGTTTGTAACGAAGCCAAATGTGTGGACGCTTTGTATGTATACAGAAAATGAGAAAACGCCTTTTTGGATCGTCCATTTAAGAAACGCCAGGTCACTAGAGTGACCTGGCGTTATTTATATTACCGAAAGGCCTCCGCTGGTTTGTGATGTATTTTTTTCTCAACATTTTTGCGGAGAAATGGAATGACATATCGATCTAAACCATATTTACCAGCATTATACCCAGCAACTAGAATGAAAATAGTCAGTAGAACCATTTGTGGATTTGTGCTTGTTGTACCACTTAGCAAGAAAGCAAAGTTCATTGTAATTCCCATTAGGGCTGCGAATGTGGTGAAAATACCAAGTATAAGAGCAGCTCCTACTAGGATCTCACCCCACATAACAAGGAAGCTAAACAATCCACTGTTCGGAATAGCGATCGTATCTAGAAACGCAGCCCACCAGCCTTGAACGGCAGGATGATCGCCAGTTGCTTTCCCAACAGCACCTTGCAAGAAGCCATTTGCATCAAAACTAGGCCCGGTTAATTTATGAAAACCTGCCATAAACCAAGTGTACCCTAAA
The nucleotide sequence above comes from Pontibacillus chungwhensis. Encoded proteins:
- a CDS encoding sensor domain-containing protein, translating into MEKFLQNFHTSQLVTLKEFAKVLTDGVFVMKVVKKETKQQYLYEYMNEAAMDLARLSSYYIGSSIHECMNSEDANFLQKQYDKTFNTHASVTYSDYVILPNGQFKAETFLYPVFNEENKITHIIGITRNLSHLSIKTTEVRHVDRLFRSYIDNTEEALVMFDMDQHILNVNHAFYQMFGYSKEELMDVKLETLQPDLQSSIRSHFELLNKGQNISRFSSKWKRKDGTSVWISTNFTTLPDESGEQVAVVAFIQDITKEKMAKQALSESQERYRLIANNTQDLIQMLDRDGTITYASPSHEIVLGIGPFRMIGGSLYEYVYSEDQEEVKRLLQYSIQKRQSERIEYRMIPSKGNSIWMEASVKPVLDEGGEVSKIIFTARDITKRKEAEQSLKEMAYTDYLTGLTNRRVFEEFLHKAIARVKRSDHYKFGIMYLDGNGFKKINDTHGHDIGDELLISLSKRLLSIIREEDLVSRIGGDEFAILLPDIESHEQLEKIANRVIDTMKKPLEVGGQQIHFGFSIGVAMAPDDAETEAEILKKADEALYAAKQKGSTSYMFSSWFKQQGS
- a CDS encoding DoxX family protein, coding for MFNKVLRENNIVAALLTIIRVYLGYTWFMAGFHKLTGPSFDANGFLQGAVGKATGDHPAVQGWWAAFLDTIAIPNSGLFSFLVMWGEILVGAALILGIFTTFAALMGITMNFAFLLSGTTSTNPQMVLLTIFILVAGYNAGKYGLDRYVIPFLRKNVEKKIHHKPAEAFR